The proteins below come from a single Leptidea sinapis chromosome Z, ilLepSina1.1, whole genome shotgun sequence genomic window:
- the LOC126979216 gene encoding serine hydroxymethyltransferase isoform X1, which produces MNITSLRNGFCGFSRILNGNIVKSLLRPKLIVQRKWYPINYYNNYRTFTLSSTMNSKIMNGNLCDTDPELYKIIKNEKHRQQHGLEMIASENFTSIPVLQCLSSCLHNKYSEGMPNQRYYGGNEYIDEIEILAQKRSLEAYRLKSDEWGVNVQPYSGSPANFAVYTGIVEPHGRIMGLDLPDGGHLTHGFFTPTKKISATSMFFESMPYKVDPKTGLIDYEKLAETARLFKPRLIIAGISCYSRCLDYKKFREVADENGAYLLGDMAHISGLVAAGVIPSPFEYCDIVTTTTHKTLRGPRAGVIFFRKGVRSVNAKGEKIMYDLENRINQAVFPGLQGGPHNHAIAGIATAMKQAMMPEFKEYQLQVIKNAQRLCEGLKSRGYQIATGGTDVHLILVDVRNVGLNGAKAERILELCSIACNKNTVPGDKSALNPSGIRLGTPALTTRGLKETDFDQVVDNIDKALKLAQEITKIAGPKLVDFNRVLEENAEVRSKVQNLKEGVEKFSGSFPLPGYEDF; this is translated from the exons aattattacaataattatagaaCATTTACATTAAGCAGTACCATGAATAGCAAGATTATGAATGGTAATCTGTGTGACACAGATCCTGagctttataaaataattaaaaatgaaaagcaCCGACAACAGCATGGTCTGGAAATGATCGCTTCTGAAAACTTTACCTCCATACCAGTTCTTCAGTGTCTAAGTTCATGtcttcataataaatattctgaagGCATGCCAAACCAAag GTACTATGGTGGTAATGAATATATAGATGAGATTGAAATATTGGCTCAAAAACGATCTTTAGAAGCATACAGACTGAAATCTGACGAATGGGGTGTTAATGTCCAACCATATTCag GTTCTCCAGCTAACTTTGCAGTGTATACTGGCATTGTAGAGCCACATGGCCGCATCATGGGTCTCGACTTGCCAGATGGAGGCCATCTAACTCACGGTTTTTTCACacccacaaaaaaaatatctgctacATCCATGTTCTTTGAGAGCATGCCATATAAG GTTGACCCAAAAACGGGACTGATCGACTATGAAAAGCTGGCAGAAACTGCAAGGCTGTTCAAACCTCGTCTAATTATTGCTGGCATAAGTTGTTACTCAAGGTGTCTCGATTACAAGAAGTTTAGAGAGGTGGCAGACGAAAATGGAGCTTATTTGTTAGGAGACATGGCTCACATTTCCGGCCTAGTTGCCGCAG GTGTCATACCCAGTCCATTTGAGTACTGTGACATTGTGACCACGACAACTCACAAAACGCTGAGAGGGCCCCGAGCTGGTGTTATCTTCTTCAGGAAGGGTGTACGTTCTGTCAATGCTAAGGGAGAGAAGATTATGTATGACCTGGAGAACAGAATAAACCAAGCGGTATTCCCTGGACTGCAGGGTGGTCCCCACAACCATGCCATCGCAGGTATTGCTACTGCCATGAAGCAAGCAATGATGCCGGAGTTTAAAGAATATCAGTTGCAG GTTATAAAGAATGCTCAAAGACTGTGTGAGGGTTTGAAGTCCCGGGGATATCAAATAGCCACAGGTGGGACAGATGTGCACCTGATCCTAGTGGATGTCAGAAATGTGGGCCTAAATGGTGCCAAGGCTGAGCGTATACTGGAGCTGTGCAGCATTGCGTGTAACAAGAACACAGTACCAGGAGACAAGAGCGCCCTAAATCCAAGTGGTATTCGATTAG GCACACCAGCACTTACAACTAGAGGGCTAAAGGAAACAGATTTCGACCAAGTTGTTGATAATATTGATAAGGCTCTGAAACTTGCACAGGAAATAACGAAGATTGCTGGACCAAAACTTGTTGATTTCAATCGAGTTTTAGAAGAGAATGCTGAAGTACGCTCGAAAGTACAAAATCTGAAAGAGGGTGTTGAGAAATTCAGTGGAAGTTTTCCTTTACCCGGATATGAAGACTTctaa
- the LOC126979216 gene encoding serine hydroxymethyltransferase isoform X2: MNSKIMNGNLCDTDPELYKIIKNEKHRQQHGLEMIASENFTSIPVLQCLSSCLHNKYSEGMPNQRYYGGNEYIDEIEILAQKRSLEAYRLKSDEWGVNVQPYSGSPANFAVYTGIVEPHGRIMGLDLPDGGHLTHGFFTPTKKISATSMFFESMPYKVDPKTGLIDYEKLAETARLFKPRLIIAGISCYSRCLDYKKFREVADENGAYLLGDMAHISGLVAAGVIPSPFEYCDIVTTTTHKTLRGPRAGVIFFRKGVRSVNAKGEKIMYDLENRINQAVFPGLQGGPHNHAIAGIATAMKQAMMPEFKEYQLQVIKNAQRLCEGLKSRGYQIATGGTDVHLILVDVRNVGLNGAKAERILELCSIACNKNTVPGDKSALNPSGIRLGTPALTTRGLKETDFDQVVDNIDKALKLAQEITKIAGPKLVDFNRVLEENAEVRSKVQNLKEGVEKFSGSFPLPGYEDF; this comes from the exons ATGAATAGCAAGATTATGAATGGTAATCTGTGTGACACAGATCCTGagctttataaaataattaaaaatgaaaagcaCCGACAACAGCATGGTCTGGAAATGATCGCTTCTGAAAACTTTACCTCCATACCAGTTCTTCAGTGTCTAAGTTCATGtcttcataataaatattctgaagGCATGCCAAACCAAag GTACTATGGTGGTAATGAATATATAGATGAGATTGAAATATTGGCTCAAAAACGATCTTTAGAAGCATACAGACTGAAATCTGACGAATGGGGTGTTAATGTCCAACCATATTCag GTTCTCCAGCTAACTTTGCAGTGTATACTGGCATTGTAGAGCCACATGGCCGCATCATGGGTCTCGACTTGCCAGATGGAGGCCATCTAACTCACGGTTTTTTCACacccacaaaaaaaatatctgctacATCCATGTTCTTTGAGAGCATGCCATATAAG GTTGACCCAAAAACGGGACTGATCGACTATGAAAAGCTGGCAGAAACTGCAAGGCTGTTCAAACCTCGTCTAATTATTGCTGGCATAAGTTGTTACTCAAGGTGTCTCGATTACAAGAAGTTTAGAGAGGTGGCAGACGAAAATGGAGCTTATTTGTTAGGAGACATGGCTCACATTTCCGGCCTAGTTGCCGCAG GTGTCATACCCAGTCCATTTGAGTACTGTGACATTGTGACCACGACAACTCACAAAACGCTGAGAGGGCCCCGAGCTGGTGTTATCTTCTTCAGGAAGGGTGTACGTTCTGTCAATGCTAAGGGAGAGAAGATTATGTATGACCTGGAGAACAGAATAAACCAAGCGGTATTCCCTGGACTGCAGGGTGGTCCCCACAACCATGCCATCGCAGGTATTGCTACTGCCATGAAGCAAGCAATGATGCCGGAGTTTAAAGAATATCAGTTGCAG GTTATAAAGAATGCTCAAAGACTGTGTGAGGGTTTGAAGTCCCGGGGATATCAAATAGCCACAGGTGGGACAGATGTGCACCTGATCCTAGTGGATGTCAGAAATGTGGGCCTAAATGGTGCCAAGGCTGAGCGTATACTGGAGCTGTGCAGCATTGCGTGTAACAAGAACACAGTACCAGGAGACAAGAGCGCCCTAAATCCAAGTGGTATTCGATTAG GCACACCAGCACTTACAACTAGAGGGCTAAAGGAAACAGATTTCGACCAAGTTGTTGATAATATTGATAAGGCTCTGAAACTTGCACAGGAAATAACGAAGATTGCTGGACCAAAACTTGTTGATTTCAATCGAGTTTTAGAAGAGAATGCTGAAGTACGCTCGAAAGTACAAAATCTGAAAGAGGGTGTTGAGAAATTCAGTGGAAGTTTTCCTTTACCCGGATATGAAGACTTctaa